Proteins encoded by one window of Primulina huaijiensis isolate GDHJ02 chromosome 1, ASM1229523v2, whole genome shotgun sequence:
- the LOC140983584 gene encoding protein PHOTOPERIOD-INDEPENDENT EARLY FLOWERING 1-like isoform X3, translated as MIWLSKDFESERKWKLAQAKKVAMKASKGILDQATRGEKRVKEEEQRLRKVALNISKDVKKFWIKIEKLVAYKHQLELDEKKKKALDKQLEFLLGQTERYSTMLAENLVNSPTPCKPPHLCTVREKPDIPWKGDDIDRTKSESDAGSQSNAPGLDEDYDVLSEDESVDDEHTIEEDEALITNEEREEELAALRSEIDMPLEEILKRYIAQEASQEKSPDKIDNAPGATDMSNFNSKEDMECDAELERTGSPVRHGCRCVKSNGVLSTSENHYSDVETYKRRNSLKKLLKSEKKPLLQNFNDDHDDHDFVLSSGEEKENDMDDETTLLEEEELANAESDNTGNEIALLHKESEVPVEELIARYKKGCNSGEDAGVDSDEDVGVDSDEDAGVDSESSHVFGSEEFLDSSAHGCSELKQTGDESTSLEREICPRLQDDEAELMGKSGEDIQSEDIIADAAAAARSAQPTGNTFSTTKVRTKFPFLVKYPLREYQHIGLDWLVTMYEKRLNGILADEMGLGKTIMTIALLAHLACEKGIWGPHLIVVPTSVMLNWETEFLKWCPAFKILTYFGSAKERRIKRQGWMKPNYFHVCITTYRLVIQDSKVFKRKKWKYLILDEAHLIKNWKSQRWQTLLNFNSKRRILLTGTPLQNDLMELWSLMHFLMPHIFQSHQEFKDWFSNPISGMVEGQEKVNKEVVDRLHNVLRPFILRRLKRDVEKQLPMKHEHVISCRLSRRQRNLYEDFIASSETQATLSSANFFGMISIIMQLRKVCNHPDLFEGRPIISSFDMSGIDMQLSSSVCSILATFAWSHVDLRGLGFVFTHLDFIMTSWEGEEIQAIATPSSLIELRANILEGTSSLANHKKKLTATNIFMEIQKALLNERLRELNERAASVAWWNALRCKKKPIYATDLRELVTVKHPVRDIHSQKYNPFSCLYSSRVADMVLSPAERFTKMVDQIESFMFAIPAARAPPPICWCSNGGSTVFIKQNYRDKCSEGLFPLLTPFRPAIVRRQVYFPDRRLIQFDCGKLQELAALLRKLKSEGHRALIFTQMTKMLDILEAFINLYGYTYMRLDGSTPPEERQTLMQRFNTNTKIFLFILSTRSGGVGINLVGADTVIFYDSDWNPAMDQQAQDRCHRIGQTREVHIYRLISESTIEENILKKANQKRALDNLVIQGGSYNTEFFKKLDPMELFSGNQTIPIEDAQTDKTVNNGGEINLSSADLEAALKNVEDEADYMALKKVEEEEAVDNQEFTEETIGKLEDDELVNENYIKPDDTAEHAEFNTKSDEGFIIRSHPLEERPLVLTGEEDDVDMLGDVKQMAAAAAAAGQAILSFEDQLRPIDRYAVRFLELWDPIIDKAAVESHIQIEETEWELERIEKLKDDMEAEIDDDEEPLVYERWDTDFATEVYRQQVEALAQHQLMEDLKREAKEKDALEYRISDSFRNDVAPKPKSKKNNKKAKFKSLKKGALVSKPVSVKAESSTEPMPIDDYLIYDEMITSSDALSPSSTREKKRKPASDDDELMSKKKPKKEDMLLYSKSSNKYYNNHKDLKILDNCAVDLETKQLSRGKTRGKLSISVMPLKRVFIIKSEKLKKGNIWSKDFPSPDLWSTREDAVLCAAVHEYGPNWNLACEILYGMTAGGSYRGRFRHPVHCCERFRELIQRYVLSVGDATNTDKAVSIGCGKALLRVTEDNMRVLLSVASELPDHEPLLQKHFFAAVSAAWRLSRPSLKKGSLSTQNGFYSSPQFGTTFNHQNPLRKSSEMLEFTNLYQCGVLVAAVLDGDCSHQTNERSTIVNQSNKLLAAKERLDITLALQGERDGITPLPSIVDLSILGPDPPPSLKMLASENGNFKSSWSLVENQFRNLLSHRVEGLFGEDLLEFTIGDSGFWTPQRLGRQKLLVSESVKPSKSKLKSTGIESADLHCLAANQVFQPLPLTVSDSSTNFDELPSCFHDDGGLECDNKYLLGTASEIASLGCTLGIDSLQIWPDLISELDDWSILPEFTDIG; from the exons ATGATCTGGTTATCAAAG GACTTTGAGTCAGAGAGGAAATGGAAACTTGCTCAGGCAAAGAAAGTTGCAATGAAAGCCAGCAAGGGCATTCTGGATCAAGCGACAAGAGGGGAGAAGAGAGTAAAG GAAGAGGAACAGAGGTTGAGAAAAGTAGCGCTGAATATTTCGAAGGATGTTAAGAAATTCTGGATAAAAATAGAGAAGCTG GTGGCATACAAGCATCAGCTAGAGCTAGatgagaagaagaaaaaagcTCTTGATAAGCAGCTTGAATTTCTTCTAGGGCAAACAGAGAG GTACTCGACGATGCTAGCAGAGAACCTTGTGAACTCGCCAACTCCTTGCAAACCACCTCACCTTTGTACTGTTCGAGAGAAACCAGATATTCCATGGAAAGGAGATGATATTGATAGAACAAAATCTGAATCAGATGCTG GATCCCAGTCAAATGCCCCTGGTTTAGATGAGGACTATGACGTACTATCTGAAGATGAATCA GTAGATGATGAACATACTATTGAGGAAGACGAAGCTCTGATCACCAACGAAGAGAGGGAAGAGGAGCTGGCAGCTTTGAGAAGTGAAATTGATATGCCTCTTGAAGAGATACTCAAACGTTATATTGCTCAAGAAG CTAGCCAAGAAAAGAGTCCTGACAAAATTGATAATGCACCTGGAGCAACCGACATGAGCAATTTCAACA GTAAAGAAGATATGGAATGTGACGCTGAGTTAGAGAGAACTGGCTCGCCAGTGAGGCATGGTTGTCGTTGT GTCAAAAGTAACGGTGTCTTGTCTACGTCCGAAAACCATTACTCAGATGTCGAGACATACAAAAGGAGAAATTCTTTGAAGAAACTTCTCAAGTCAGAGAAAAAGCCGCTGTTGCAGAATTttaatgatgatcat gaTGACCATGATTTTGTACTTTCATCCGGAGAAGAAAAGGAGAACGACATG GATGATGAAACAACTCTCTTGGAGGAGGAAGAATTAGCAAATGCAGAATCAGACAATACTGGCAACGAG ATTGCACTTCTGCATAAGGAAAGTGAAGTTCCTGTGGAGGAGCTGATTGCAAGGTATAAAAAG GGTTGTAACTCTGGTGAAGATGCAGGAGTTGACTCTGATGAAGATGTAGGAGTTGACTCTGATGAAGATGCAGGAGTTGACTCCGAGTCCTCACATGTTTTTGGTTCTGAGGAGTTTCTGGATTCATCAGCACATGGATGCTCTGAACTTAAGCAAACTGGTGATGAATCTACTAGCTTGGAGCGTGAGATATGCCCTCGTCTGCAAGATGACGAGGCTGAACTTATGGGAAAATCTGGAGAGGATATTCAAAGTGAAGATATAATTGCAGATGCAGCAGCGGCAGCCAGGTCAGCACAACCGACGGGTAACACATTCTCAACAACAAAAGTGCGTACAAAGTTTCCTTTCCTTGTCAAGTATCCATTGCGGGAGTATCAACATATTGGCTTGGATTGGCTTGTGACCATGTATGAAAAGAGATTGAATGGAATTCTTGCCGATGAGATGGGTTTGGGGAAGACAATTATGACAATAGCATTGCTTGCTCACTTAGCTTGTGAAAAAGGAATATGGGGCCCACATCTAATTGTTGTCCCTACTAGTGTCATGCTCAATTGGGAAACAGAGTTTCTTAAATGGTGTCCTGCTTTCAAAATATTGACGTACTTTGGAAGTGCTAAAGAGCGGAGAATTAAGAGACAAGGATGGATGAAACCTAATTATTTTCATGTTTGCATAACCACTTACAGGCTTGTCATACAGGACTCGAAAGTTTTCAAGAGGAAGAAATGGAAATACCTTATTCTGGATGAAGCTCATTTGATAAAGAATTGGAAGTCACAAAGGTGGCAAACACTTCTTAATTTTAACTCAAAAAGGCGTATTCTTTTAACAGGTACACCATTACAGAATGATCTAATGGAACTCTGGTCTCTTATGCATTTCTTGATGCCACATATTTTTCAATCTCACCAAGAATTTAAGGACTGGTTCAGTAATCCTATATCTGGGATGGTAGAGGGACAAGAGAAGGTAAATAAAGAAGTAGTGGATCGGCTGCATAATGTTCTCCGTCCTTTTATTCTTCGTCGATTGAAAAGGGATGTCGAGAAGCAGCTTCCGATGAAACATGAACATGTTATTAGTTGTAGACTTTCGCGAAGACAGCGTAATTTATACGAGGATTTCATAGCTAGCTCTGAGACGCAAGCAACTCTATCTAGTGCTAATTTCTTTGGAATGATAAGTATTATTATGCAACTTCGTAAAGTCTGCAATCATCCTGATTTGTTTGAAGGCCGTCCCATTATTAGTTCATTTGATATGAGTGGTATTGATATGCAACTGAGCTCTTCGGTTTGCTCAATTCTCGCAACTTTTGCATGGTCACATGTTGATCTCCGAGGCTTGGGTTTTGTTTTCACACATTTGGATTTCATCATGACTTCTTGGGAGGGTGAAGAAATTCAAGCTATTGCTACTCCTTCAAGTTTAATTGAGCTTCGTGCAAACATTTTGGAAGGAACGTCAAGCTTAGCTAACCATAAAAAAAAGCTAACtgcaacaaatatttttatggagATCCAAAAGGCACTCTTGAATGAAAGATTGCGAGAACTAAACGAGAGAGCAGCATCTGTAGCATGGTGGAATGCTTTGAGGTGCAAGAAAAAACCAATATATGCTACTGACTTACGAGAGCTTGTTACTGTGAAGCACCCAGTCCGTGATATTCATAGTCAGAAATACAATCCTTTTTCTTGTCTATATTCATCCAGAGTGGCTGACATGGTGCTTTCTCCAGCTGAAAGATTTACAAAGATGGTTGATCAAATTGAAAGTTTCATGTTTGCAATACCTGCTGCCCGTGCCCCTCCCCCCATTTGCTGGTGCAGTAATGGTGGATCAACTGTGTTTATAAAGCAAAATTACAGGGATAAATGTTCTGAAGGTCTTTTCCCGCTTCTGACCCCATTTCGACCTGCCATAGTTAGAAGGCAAGTCTATTTTCCTGATAGGAGACTTATTCAGTTCGACTGTGGTAAGCTGCAGGAGCTTGCAGCGCTCCTCAGAAAATTGAAATCAGAGGGTCACCGTGCGCTGATATTCACCCAAATGACAAAGATGCTTGACATTTTGGAGGCCTTCATTAACTTGTATGGTTACACTTACATGCGTCTTGATGGTTCCACTCCGCCTGAAGAGAGGCAAACACTTATGCAGCGGTTTAACACTAACACAaagatttttcttttcattttgtcGACACGCAGTGGTGGTGTTGGCATTAATCTAGTTGGGGCAGATACTGTTATCTTTTATGACAGTGACTGGAATCCAGCCATGGATCAACAGGCCCAAGATAGATGTCACAGGATAGGGCAGACACGTGAAGTCCACATCTATAGGCTAATCAGTGAGAGCACCATTGAAGAGAACATTCTGAAAAAGGCTAATCAGAAGCGTGCTCTTGACAATTTGGTTATACAAGGTGGAAGCTATAACACTGAATTTTTCAAGAAACTAGACCCAATGGAACTGTTTTCAGGCAACCAAACAATTCCAATAGAAGATGCACAAACAGATAAGACTGTCAATAATGGTGGAGAGATCAATTTATCTAGTGCAGATCTGGAGGCTGCTTTAAAAAATGTTGAAGATGAGGCTGACTATATGGCATTGAAgaaagttgaagaagaagaggcTGTGGATAATCAAGAATTCACAGAGGAAACCATTGGAAAACTGGAAGACGATGAACTAGTTAATGAAAATTACATAAAGCCAGATGATACTGCTGAGCATGCTGAGTTTAACACAAAATCAGATGAAGGTTTCATTATTAGAAGCCATCCACTCGAGGAGAGGCCTCTTGTTTTAACTGGTGAAGAAGATGATGTTGATATGCTGGGCGACGTCAAACAGATGGCTGCAGCTGCTGCTGCAGCAGGACAAGCAATCCTATCTTTTGAGGATCAGCTGCGCCCAATTGACCGGTATGCTGTACGTTTTCTAGAATTATGGGACCCAATTATAGATAAGGCAGCAGTGGAATCACATATTCAGATTGAGGAAACTGAATGGGAGTTGGAGCGCATTGAGAAGTTAAAGGATGATATGGAAGCCGAgattgatgatgatgaagagcCTTTAGTCTATGAAA GATGGGATACTGATTTTGCAACAGAAGTATACAGGCAACAAGTAGAAGCTCTAGCTCAACATCAG TTAATGGAAGATCTAAAACGGGAAGCTAAGGAGAAGGATGCTTTAGAATATAGAATTTCAGATTCTTTCAG AAATGACGTAGCTCCTAAACCCAAGTCgaagaaaaataacaaaaaggcCAAGttcaaatctttgaagaaaGGGGCTCTAGTTTCTAAACCTGTATCTGTCAAGGCAGAGTCATCCACTGAACCAATGCCCATAGAtgattatttgatttatgaTGAGATGATCACATCATCTGATGCTTTATCTCCAAGCTCAACCCGTGAGAAGAAGCGTAAACCTGCATCAGATGATGACGAGCTGATGAGCAAAAAGAAGCCTAAAAAAGAAGACATGCTTCTTTATTCCAAATCTTCCAACAAGTACTATAACAATCATaaggatttgaaaattttggataatTGTGCAGTTGATCTTGAGACTAAGCAATTAAGTAGGGGCAAAACTCGGGGGAAACTATCTATTTCTGTTATGCCTCTGAAACGGGTTTTCATCATAAAGTCAGAAAAGTTAAAGAAAGGGAACATTTGGTCTAAGGATTTTCCTTCACCTGACCTTTGGTCAACACGTGAAGATGCTGTATTATGTGCTGCCGTTCATGAGTATGGCCCAAATTGGAACTTGGCTTGTGAAATATTGTATGGAATGACTGCTGGCGGTTCATATCGTGGCAGATTTCGCCATCCTGTCCATTGCTGTGAGAGATTTAGGGAACTAATTCAAAGATACGTTTTGTCTGTTGGTGATGCTACCAATACTGACAAAGCGGTTAGTATTGGTTGTGGGAAGGCTCTTCTTAGAGTAACCGAG GATAATATGCGGGTGTTGCTTAGCGTTGCTTCTGAACTACCAGATCATGAACCACTTCTACAAAAGCATTTTTTCGCTGCGGTTTCTGCTGCTTGGAGGTTATCACGCCCCAGCCTTAAGAAAGGCTCTTTATCTACTCAAAATGGCTTTTATTCTTCTCCACAGTTCGGTACTACGTTCAACCATCAGAATCCCTTGAGGAAATCATCAGAAATGCTGgaattcacaaatttatatcAGTGTGGGGTCTTAGTTGCAGCCGTGCTAGATGGTGACTGCAGTCATCAAACTAATGAACGATCAACAATTGTCAACCAAAGCAATAAGCTTTTGGCTGCAAAAGAGCGATTGGATATTACTCTTGCACTTCAAGGAGAGAGGGATGGAATAACTCCCCTTCCCTCTATtgttgatctttcaattcttggCCCAGACCCTCCCCCATCCTTGAAGATGCTTGCTAGTGAAAATGGTAATTTCAAATCTTCCTGGAGCCTGGTTGAAAACCAATTCAG AAATCTCCTGTCCCATCGTGTTGAAGGGTTATTTGGTGAGGATTTGCTAGAATTTACCATTGGTGACTCTGGGTTTTGGACTCCACAACGTCTTGGGAGACAAAAGCTCCTTGTTTCTGAGTCGGTC
- the LOC140983584 gene encoding protein PHOTOPERIOD-INDEPENDENT EARLY FLOWERING 1-like isoform X4, whose translation MILIEQNLNQMLSNAPGLDEDYDVLSEDESVDDEHTIEEDEALITNEEREEELAALRSEIDMPLEEILKRYIAQEASQEKSPDKIDNAPGATDMSNFNSKEDMECDAELERTGSPVRHGCRCVKSNGVLSTSENHYSDVETYKRRNSLKKLLKSEKKPLLQNFNDDHDDHDFVLSSGEEKENDMDDETTLLEEEELANAESDNTGNEIALLHKESEVPVEELIARYKKGCNSGEDAGVDSDEDVGVDSDEDAGVDSESSHVFGSEEFLDSSAHGCSELKQTGDESTSLEREICPRLQDDEAELMGKSGEDIQSEDIIADAAAAARSAQPTGNTFSTTKVRTKFPFLVKYPLREYQHIGLDWLVTMYEKRLNGILADEMGLGKTIMTIALLAHLACEKGIWGPHLIVVPTSVMLNWETEFLKWCPAFKILTYFGSAKERRIKRQGWMKPNYFHVCITTYRLVIQDSKVFKRKKWKYLILDEAHLIKNWKSQRWQTLLNFNSKRRILLTGTPLQNDLMELWSLMHFLMPHIFQSHQEFKDWFSNPISGMVEGQEKVNKEVVDRLHNVLRPFILRRLKRDVEKQLPMKHEHVISCRLSRRQRNLYEDFIASSETQATLSSANFFGMISIIMQLRKVCNHPDLFEGRPIISSFDMSGIDMQLSSSVCSILATFAWSHVDLRGLGFVFTHLDFIMTSWEGEEIQAIATPSSLIELRANILEGTSSLANHKKKLTATNIFMEIQKALLNERLRELNERAASVAWWNALRCKKKPIYATDLRELVTVKHPVRDIHSQKYNPFSCLYSSRVADMVLSPAERFTKMVDQIESFMFAIPAARAPPPICWCSNGGSTVFIKQNYRDKCSEGLFPLLTPFRPAIVRRQVYFPDRRLIQFDCGKLQELAALLRKLKSEGHRALIFTQMTKMLDILEAFINLYGYTYMRLDGSTPPEERQTLMQRFNTNTKIFLFILSTRSGGVGINLVGADTVIFYDSDWNPAMDQQAQDRCHRIGQTREVHIYRLISESTIEENILKKANQKRALDNLVIQGGSYNTEFFKKLDPMELFSGNQTIPIEDAQTDKTVNNGGEINLSSADLEAALKNVEDEADYMALKKVEEEEAVDNQEFTEETIGKLEDDELVNENYIKPDDTAEHAEFNTKSDEGFIIRSHPLEERPLVLTGEEDDVDMLGDVKQMAAAAAAAGQAILSFEDQLRPIDRYAVRFLELWDPIIDKAAVESHIQIEETEWELERIEKLKDDMEAEIDDDEEPLVYERWDTDFATEVYRQQVEALAQHQLMEDLKREAKEKDALEYRISDSFRNDVAPKPKSKKNNKKAKFKSLKKGALVSKPVSVKAESSTEPMPIDDYLIYDEMITSSDALSPSSTREKKRKPASDDDELMSKKKPKKEDMLLYSKSSNKYYNNHKDLKILDNCAVDLETKQLSRGKTRGKLSISVMPLKRVFIIKSEKLKKGNIWSKDFPSPDLWSTREDAVLCAAVHEYGPNWNLACEILYGMTAGGSYRGRFRHPVHCCERFRELIQRYVLSVGDATNTDKAVSIGCGKALLRVTEDNMRVLLSVASELPDHEPLLQKHFFAAVSAAWRLSRPSLKKGSLSTQNGFYSSPQFGTTFNHQNPLRKSSEMLEFTNLYQCGVLVAAVLDGDCSHQTNERSTIVNQSNKLLAAKERLDITLALQGERDGITPLPSIVDLSILGPDPPPSLKMLASENGNFKSSWSLVENQFRNLLSHRVEGLFGEDLLEFTIGDSGFWTPQRLGRQKLLVSESVKPSKSKLKSTGIESADLHCLAANQVFQPLPLTVSDSSTNFDELPSCFHDDGGLECDNKYLLGTASEIASLGCTLGIDSLQIWPDLISELDDWSILPEFTDIG comes from the exons ATGATATTGATAGAACAAAATCTGAATCAGATGCTG TCAAATGCCCCTGGTTTAGATGAGGACTATGACGTACTATCTGAAGATGAATCA GTAGATGATGAACATACTATTGAGGAAGACGAAGCTCTGATCACCAACGAAGAGAGGGAAGAGGAGCTGGCAGCTTTGAGAAGTGAAATTGATATGCCTCTTGAAGAGATACTCAAACGTTATATTGCTCAAGAAG CTAGCCAAGAAAAGAGTCCTGACAAAATTGATAATGCACCTGGAGCAACCGACATGAGCAATTTCAACA GTAAAGAAGATATGGAATGTGACGCTGAGTTAGAGAGAACTGGCTCGCCAGTGAGGCATGGTTGTCGTTGT GTCAAAAGTAACGGTGTCTTGTCTACGTCCGAAAACCATTACTCAGATGTCGAGACATACAAAAGGAGAAATTCTTTGAAGAAACTTCTCAAGTCAGAGAAAAAGCCGCTGTTGCAGAATTttaatgatgatcat gaTGACCATGATTTTGTACTTTCATCCGGAGAAGAAAAGGAGAACGACATG GATGATGAAACAACTCTCTTGGAGGAGGAAGAATTAGCAAATGCAGAATCAGACAATACTGGCAACGAG ATTGCACTTCTGCATAAGGAAAGTGAAGTTCCTGTGGAGGAGCTGATTGCAAGGTATAAAAAG GGTTGTAACTCTGGTGAAGATGCAGGAGTTGACTCTGATGAAGATGTAGGAGTTGACTCTGATGAAGATGCAGGAGTTGACTCCGAGTCCTCACATGTTTTTGGTTCTGAGGAGTTTCTGGATTCATCAGCACATGGATGCTCTGAACTTAAGCAAACTGGTGATGAATCTACTAGCTTGGAGCGTGAGATATGCCCTCGTCTGCAAGATGACGAGGCTGAACTTATGGGAAAATCTGGAGAGGATATTCAAAGTGAAGATATAATTGCAGATGCAGCAGCGGCAGCCAGGTCAGCACAACCGACGGGTAACACATTCTCAACAACAAAAGTGCGTACAAAGTTTCCTTTCCTTGTCAAGTATCCATTGCGGGAGTATCAACATATTGGCTTGGATTGGCTTGTGACCATGTATGAAAAGAGATTGAATGGAATTCTTGCCGATGAGATGGGTTTGGGGAAGACAATTATGACAATAGCATTGCTTGCTCACTTAGCTTGTGAAAAAGGAATATGGGGCCCACATCTAATTGTTGTCCCTACTAGTGTCATGCTCAATTGGGAAACAGAGTTTCTTAAATGGTGTCCTGCTTTCAAAATATTGACGTACTTTGGAAGTGCTAAAGAGCGGAGAATTAAGAGACAAGGATGGATGAAACCTAATTATTTTCATGTTTGCATAACCACTTACAGGCTTGTCATACAGGACTCGAAAGTTTTCAAGAGGAAGAAATGGAAATACCTTATTCTGGATGAAGCTCATTTGATAAAGAATTGGAAGTCACAAAGGTGGCAAACACTTCTTAATTTTAACTCAAAAAGGCGTATTCTTTTAACAGGTACACCATTACAGAATGATCTAATGGAACTCTGGTCTCTTATGCATTTCTTGATGCCACATATTTTTCAATCTCACCAAGAATTTAAGGACTGGTTCAGTAATCCTATATCTGGGATGGTAGAGGGACAAGAGAAGGTAAATAAAGAAGTAGTGGATCGGCTGCATAATGTTCTCCGTCCTTTTATTCTTCGTCGATTGAAAAGGGATGTCGAGAAGCAGCTTCCGATGAAACATGAACATGTTATTAGTTGTAGACTTTCGCGAAGACAGCGTAATTTATACGAGGATTTCATAGCTAGCTCTGAGACGCAAGCAACTCTATCTAGTGCTAATTTCTTTGGAATGATAAGTATTATTATGCAACTTCGTAAAGTCTGCAATCATCCTGATTTGTTTGAAGGCCGTCCCATTATTAGTTCATTTGATATGAGTGGTATTGATATGCAACTGAGCTCTTCGGTTTGCTCAATTCTCGCAACTTTTGCATGGTCACATGTTGATCTCCGAGGCTTGGGTTTTGTTTTCACACATTTGGATTTCATCATGACTTCTTGGGAGGGTGAAGAAATTCAAGCTATTGCTACTCCTTCAAGTTTAATTGAGCTTCGTGCAAACATTTTGGAAGGAACGTCAAGCTTAGCTAACCATAAAAAAAAGCTAACtgcaacaaatatttttatggagATCCAAAAGGCACTCTTGAATGAAAGATTGCGAGAACTAAACGAGAGAGCAGCATCTGTAGCATGGTGGAATGCTTTGAGGTGCAAGAAAAAACCAATATATGCTACTGACTTACGAGAGCTTGTTACTGTGAAGCACCCAGTCCGTGATATTCATAGTCAGAAATACAATCCTTTTTCTTGTCTATATTCATCCAGAGTGGCTGACATGGTGCTTTCTCCAGCTGAAAGATTTACAAAGATGGTTGATCAAATTGAAAGTTTCATGTTTGCAATACCTGCTGCCCGTGCCCCTCCCCCCATTTGCTGGTGCAGTAATGGTGGATCAACTGTGTTTATAAAGCAAAATTACAGGGATAAATGTTCTGAAGGTCTTTTCCCGCTTCTGACCCCATTTCGACCTGCCATAGTTAGAAGGCAAGTCTATTTTCCTGATAGGAGACTTATTCAGTTCGACTGTGGTAAGCTGCAGGAGCTTGCAGCGCTCCTCAGAAAATTGAAATCAGAGGGTCACCGTGCGCTGATATTCACCCAAATGACAAAGATGCTTGACATTTTGGAGGCCTTCATTAACTTGTATGGTTACACTTACATGCGTCTTGATGGTTCCACTCCGCCTGAAGAGAGGCAAACACTTATGCAGCGGTTTAACACTAACACAaagatttttcttttcattttgtcGACACGCAGTGGTGGTGTTGGCATTAATCTAGTTGGGGCAGATACTGTTATCTTTTATGACAGTGACTGGAATCCAGCCATGGATCAACAGGCCCAAGATAGATGTCACAGGATAGGGCAGACACGTGAAGTCCACATCTATAGGCTAATCAGTGAGAGCACCATTGAAGAGAACATTCTGAAAAAGGCTAATCAGAAGCGTGCTCTTGACAATTTGGTTATACAAGGTGGAAGCTATAACACTGAATTTTTCAAGAAACTAGACCCAATGGAACTGTTTTCAGGCAACCAAACAATTCCAATAGAAGATGCACAAACAGATAAGACTGTCAATAATGGTGGAGAGATCAATTTATCTAGTGCAGATCTGGAGGCTGCTTTAAAAAATGTTGAAGATGAGGCTGACTATATGGCATTGAAgaaagttgaagaagaagaggcTGTGGATAATCAAGAATTCACAGAGGAAACCATTGGAAAACTGGAAGACGATGAACTAGTTAATGAAAATTACATAAAGCCAGATGATACTGCTGAGCATGCTGAGTTTAACACAAAATCAGATGAAGGTTTCATTATTAGAAGCCATCCACTCGAGGAGAGGCCTCTTGTTTTAACTGGTGAAGAAGATGATGTTGATATGCTGGGCGACGTCAAACAGATGGCTGCAGCTGCTGCTGCAGCAGGACAAGCAATCCTATCTTTTGAGGATCAGCTGCGCCCAATTGACCGGTATGCTGTACGTTTTCTAGAATTATGGGACCCAATTATAGATAAGGCAGCAGTGGAATCACATATTCAGATTGAGGAAACTGAATGGGAGTTGGAGCGCATTGAGAAGTTAAAGGATGATATGGAAGCCGAgattgatgatgatgaagagcCTTTAGTCTATGAAA GATGGGATACTGATTTTGCAACAGAAGTATACAGGCAACAAGTAGAAGCTCTAGCTCAACATCAG TTAATGGAAGATCTAAAACGGGAAGCTAAGGAGAAGGATGCTTTAGAATATAGAATTTCAGATTCTTTCAG AAATGACGTAGCTCCTAAACCCAAGTCgaagaaaaataacaaaaaggcCAAGttcaaatctttgaagaaaGGGGCTCTAGTTTCTAAACCTGTATCTGTCAAGGCAGAGTCATCCACTGAACCAATGCCCATAGAtgattatttgatttatgaTGAGATGATCACATCATCTGATGCTTTATCTCCAAGCTCAACCCGTGAGAAGAAGCGTAAACCTGCATCAGATGATGACGAGCTGATGAGCAAAAAGAAGCCTAAAAAAGAAGACATGCTTCTTTATTCCAAATCTTCCAACAAGTACTATAACAATCATaaggatttgaaaattttggataatTGTGCAGTTGATCTTGAGACTAAGCAATTAAGTAGGGGCAAAACTCGGGGGAAACTATCTATTTCTGTTATGCCTCTGAAACGGGTTTTCATCATAAAGTCAGAAAAGTTAAAGAAAGGGAACATTTGGTCTAAGGATTTTCCTTCACCTGACCTTTGGTCAACACGTGAAGATGCTGTATTATGTGCTGCCGTTCATGAGTATGGCCCAAATTGGAACTTGGCTTGTGAAATATTGTATGGAATGACTGCTGGCGGTTCATATCGTGGCAGATTTCGCCATCCTGTCCATTGCTGTGAGAGATTTAGGGAACTAATTCAAAGATACGTTTTGTCTGTTGGTGATGCTACCAATACTGACAAAGCGGTTAGTATTGGTTGTGGGAAGGCTCTTCTTAGAGTAACCGAG GATAATATGCGGGTGTTGCTTAGCGTTGCTTCTGAACTACCAGATCATGAACCACTTCTACAAAAGCATTTTTTCGCTGCGGTTTCTGCTGCTTGGAGGTTATCACGCCCCAGCCTTAAGAAAGGCTCTTTATCTACTCAAAATGGCTTTTATTCTTCTCCACAGTTCGGTACTACGTTCAACCATCAGAATCCCTTGAGGAAATCATCAGAAATGCTGgaattcacaaatttatatcAGTGTGGGGTCTTAGTTGCAGCCGTGCTAGATGGTGACTGCAGTCATCAAACTAATGAACGATCAACAATTGTCAACCAAAGCAATAAGCTTTTGGCTGCAAAAGAGCGATTGGATATTACTCTTGCACTTCAAGGAGAGAGGGATGGAATAACTCCCCTTCCCTCTATtgttgatctttcaattcttggCCCAGACCCTCCCCCATCCTTGAAGATGCTTGCTAGTGAAAATGGTAATTTCAAATCTTCCTGGAGCCTGGTTGAAAACCAATTCAG AAATCTCCTGTCCCATCGTGTTGAAGGGTTATTTGGTGAGGATTTGCTAGAATTTACCATTGGTGACTCTGGGTTTTGGACTCCACAACGTCTTGGGAGACAAAAGCTCCTTGTTTCTGAGTCGGTC